From Butyricimonas paravirosa, one genomic window encodes:
- a CDS encoding formate--tetrahydrofolate ligase, translated as MKTDIEIANSIEIKPIYEIADKLGIDRDLLEPYGRYKAKLPLSLIDKSKIDGKKLILVSAISPTPAGEGKTTISIGLTEGLNRIGKQATVVLREPSLGPVFGIKGGATGGGYSQVVPMEDINLHFTGDFGAIEKAHNLLSALIDNNIQSKTHSLNIDPRTVTWKRVMDMNDRSLRHIIVGLGGTSAGIPRETGFDITAASEVMAILCLSDDFEDLKNRLGNIFIGYTFDKKPIYARDLHAHGAMAALLKDAIKPNLVQTLEGNPAIIHGGPFANIAQGTNSIIATRMGLTLSDYVVTEAGFGFDLGAEKFFDIKCVKAGLKPTAVVMVATVRALKYHGGAKLDQLKEPNLEALKKGVANLEKQVENMKKFNICPVVAINKFITDTDEEIAFLAEKCKELDVPMEVAEVWAKGGEGAENLARLVAKVAEQCTCNMKPLYDWEWSVEKKIETIAKELYGAAAIDYTAEAKSDLKKVMDLGLDKLPVCIAKTQKSLSDNPKLLGRPKDFVVTVRQIEIASGAGFIIPITGSIMRMPGLPDIPAAEKIDIDNNGKITGLF; from the coding sequence ACGAGATTGCAGATAAATTAGGCATAGACAGAGATTTATTGGAACCTTATGGAAGATATAAAGCCAAATTACCGTTAAGTTTAATTGATAAATCAAAGATCGACGGCAAAAAATTGATTCTTGTATCTGCCATATCACCAACTCCTGCCGGAGAGGGTAAAACAACAATCTCCATCGGTCTTACAGAAGGATTGAACCGGATAGGGAAACAAGCAACGGTCGTACTACGTGAACCCTCACTTGGCCCGGTATTTGGAATCAAAGGAGGAGCCACCGGTGGTGGTTACTCTCAAGTCGTTCCAATGGAAGACATCAATCTGCACTTCACGGGTGATTTCGGTGCTATCGAAAAAGCTCATAACCTGCTATCCGCCCTTATCGACAATAATATTCAAAGTAAAACCCATTCTTTGAATATTGATCCTCGTACAGTAACCTGGAAACGGGTGATGGACATGAATGACCGTTCCTTACGCCATATTATCGTAGGCTTGGGTGGTACGTCAGCTGGAATCCCGCGGGAAACCGGATTCGACATTACTGCAGCATCCGAGGTGATGGCCATTCTCTGCTTGTCGGATGATTTCGAGGATCTGAAAAACAGACTAGGTAACATCTTTATCGGTTACACCTTCGACAAGAAACCGATTTATGCCCGGGATCTACACGCACACGGTGCAATGGCGGCCTTATTAAAGGATGCAATCAAACCGAATTTGGTACAAACTTTGGAAGGCAACCCGGCCATCATACATGGTGGTCCCTTCGCGAATATCGCCCAAGGAACCAACTCGATTATCGCTACCCGCATGGGGCTAACCCTCTCCGACTACGTGGTGACAGAGGCCGGATTCGGTTTTGACCTCGGGGCGGAGAAATTCTTCGACATCAAGTGTGTGAAAGCCGGATTAAAACCCACCGCTGTCGTTATGGTGGCCACCGTTCGGGCATTAAAATACCACGGGGGTGCCAAACTAGACCAATTGAAAGAACCGAACTTAGAAGCCTTGAAGAAAGGAGTGGCCAACTTGGAAAAACAGGTCGAGAACATGAAGAAATTCAACATCTGCCCCGTTGTTGCCATCAATAAATTCATCACAGATACCGACGAGGAGATTGCATTCCTTGCCGAGAAATGTAAAGAACTTGACGTTCCCATGGAAGTGGCTGAAGTATGGGCAAAAGGTGGAGAAGGTGCGGAGAACCTGGCTCGTTTGGTTGCCAAAGTGGCAGAACAATGTACTTGTAACATGAAACCATTGTACGATTGGGAATGGAGTGTTGAAAAGAAGATTGAAACCATTGCCAAAGAATTATACGGTGCAGCCGCTATTGACTACACGGCAGAGGCTAAATCGGACTTGAAAAAAGTGATGGACTTAGGCTTGGATAAACTCCCGGTTTGTATCGCCAAAACACAGAAATCATTGTCGGACAACCCGAAATTACTTGGCCGTCCGAAAGATTTCGTGGTAACGGTACGCCAGATCGAGATTGCATCCGGAGCCGGATTCATCATCCCGATCACGGGTAGCATCATGAGAATGCCCGGTTTACCGGATATTCCCGCTGCCGAAAAAATTGACATAGATAACAACGGTAAGATCACCGGATTATTCTAA
- a CDS encoding SpoIIE family protein phosphatase has product MYSELIAEQAENQIKEQGRVIERINSMLKLEPIKDLLIAGDRNTFKSVLKNSPEICGCALEYEPGYKDHDVFVYCHKDSVHFKKLSHGSIHFSTERLDKDAHAQRKSYWSNYYYSFSYIKQRVFSRFEPMYDSKNQFVGYLRLDIFLEEFTDFVNHLSLYKTGYAYLMNRNGILIAHPNQEIRMFSDIRKYAETKNIDYEKILKRATKEESGSGEISIDHVRFFVYFKHMPHTKWVLVVICPHHEVFDSIARINDLILICCISCLILLFWVVIRVIKRLFYPLKQFSTVTRMIADGNFNEPIPMIGNKDEIQELRESFVYMQKRIVESIENLRISTIEKEKIEGEMRVAQRIQERFLPSIPRISKFHFSLYARLEQSKAVGGDMYSYFVKRNCLYFIVGDVRGKGIPAALYMASVSTLFNYIAPRKRTSSDICNTINNYMSDNVEDDMFITMFVGILDLKNGMLSYANAGHPFPILCTREEKEVKFLEDSLGIPIGVMRTMYKESRYQMESGDMLFLYTDGLTEAQNSERHFYGKERVKKVIESNPCDTPQQLVHIVLDDLKEYTGNSHEEADDLTLFAVQYL; this is encoded by the coding sequence ATGTACTCGGAACTAATCGCTGAACAGGCAGAAAATCAAATTAAAGAACAAGGCAGGGTGATTGAAAGAATTAATTCCATGCTGAAACTCGAGCCGATAAAAGACCTGCTTATTGCCGGAGATCGTAACACGTTTAAGTCCGTATTGAAAAACTCCCCCGAAATATGTGGTTGTGCCTTAGAATACGAACCGGGCTATAAAGATCATGATGTGTTTGTTTACTGCCATAAGGACTCCGTCCATTTCAAAAAATTGTCACACGGTAGTATCCATTTTTCCACAGAACGTTTGGACAAAGACGCCCATGCTCAAAGAAAATCTTATTGGAGCAACTACTATTACAGTTTTTCCTATATCAAGCAACGGGTTTTCTCCCGTTTCGAGCCGATGTATGATTCGAAAAATCAATTTGTGGGGTATCTACGACTGGATATTTTCTTAGAAGAATTCACGGATTTTGTCAATCACCTGTCTCTCTATAAAACAGGTTATGCCTATCTAATGAACCGGAACGGTATTCTGATTGCCCACCCGAATCAAGAAATCCGAATGTTCAGTGATATTCGTAAATATGCGGAAACTAAAAATATTGATTACGAAAAAATCCTCAAAAGAGCCACGAAAGAAGAAAGCGGATCGGGTGAAATATCCATTGATCACGTTCGTTTCTTCGTGTATTTCAAACATATGCCCCACACGAAATGGGTATTGGTTGTTATCTGTCCGCATCACGAAGTGTTTGATTCTATCGCCCGTATTAACGATCTGATCCTGATCTGTTGCATCTCCTGCTTGATTCTTCTCTTCTGGGTGGTTATCCGGGTGATCAAGCGTTTATTCTACCCGTTGAAACAATTCTCAACAGTCACACGCATGATTGCTGACGGTAATTTCAATGAACCTATACCCATGATCGGGAATAAAGACGAGATACAGGAACTACGGGAATCATTTGTCTATATGCAAAAAAGGATCGTTGAATCGATCGAGAATCTTAGGATCAGCACCATCGAAAAAGAGAAGATAGAAGGTGAAATGCGTGTAGCTCAACGCATCCAAGAAAGATTCCTTCCCTCAATCCCCCGAATCTCGAAATTCCATTTCTCCCTGTATGCCCGTTTGGAACAATCCAAGGCTGTCGGCGGAGATATGTACAGTTATTTCGTGAAAAGAAACTGCCTCTATTTTATCGTGGGTGACGTGAGAGGGAAAGGTATTCCAGCCGCCTTGTACATGGCTTCGGTCTCCACCCTCTTTAATTATATCGCTCCTCGGAAACGTACTTCCTCGGACATCTGTAATACTATTAATAATTACATGAGTGACAACGTGGAAGACGATATGTTCATCACCATGTTCGTCGGTATTCTCGATTTAAAGAACGGGATGCTATCTTATGCTAACGCGGGCCATCCTTTCCCGATTCTATGTACACGGGAAGAGAAAGAGGTGAAATTCCTTGAAGATTCATTGGGTATTCCAATCGGTGTTATGCGAACCATGTATAAAGAAAGCCGCTATCAAATGGAAAGTGGCGATATGCTCTTCCTATACACGGACGGGTTGACCGAGGCCCAGAATTCTGAACGCCATTTTTACGGGAAGGAACGGGTGAAAAAGGTTATCGAATCCAACCCTTGTGACACCCCGCAACAACTGGTTCATATCGTCTTAGATGATCTGAAAGAATATACCGGGAATAGCCATGAAGAGGCGGACGATCTGACATTGTTTGCTGTGCAATATTTATAA
- the dnaB gene encoding replicative DNA helicase, whose translation MAKKPEYNYKSLQTEYGKMPPQAVDLEEAILGSLMLEKDAFITVSDFLKPECFYKEAHQKIYRGIQNLSLNNEPVDILTVSEEMKRLGELEEIGGYYYLAQLTSKVASAAHIEFHARIVVQKYIQRELIRVCTDIQNKAYDEATDVADLVDMAQKQVFEIAEGNIKKETTAINALIDEAIKGIEIAGKRADGLSGVPSGFNALDEVTSGWQPSDLVIIAARPSMGKTAFVLSMTRNMAVNHNQPIALFSLEMSSVQLVNRLIASETELGSEKIRNGKLSEEEWQQLHSKIKALIKAPIYVDDTPALSIFELRAKCRRLQQRYGIKVLIIDYLQLMTAGADMRGNREQEVSMISRQLKIIAKELNIPVIALSQLNRGVEQRTGDAKKPMLSDLRESGAIEQDADMVLFIHRPERYGIMEDSMGNSLKGIADIIIAKHRNGAVGEIQLRFRNELAQFCDLEEVSPFASGGSTVKTVTFGSRMNEDAAPQMPQLDSDFQEGGKSFENPANSSKAPF comes from the coding sequence ATGGCGAAGAAACCGGAGTATAATTACAAGTCATTACAAACCGAATACGGGAAAATGCCACCGCAGGCCGTGGATCTGGAGGAGGCTATCTTGGGATCTCTGATGTTGGAGAAGGATGCGTTTATTACCGTGAGTGACTTCTTGAAACCGGAATGTTTTTATAAGGAGGCACATCAAAAGATATACAGGGGAATTCAAAACCTTTCCTTGAATAACGAACCGGTGGATATTCTTACCGTGAGCGAGGAGATGAAACGTTTGGGGGAACTGGAAGAGATCGGGGGATATTACTATTTGGCTCAACTGACTTCGAAGGTGGCATCTGCGGCTCATATCGAGTTCCACGCCCGTATTGTGGTACAGAAATATATCCAGAGGGAATTGATCCGGGTATGTACCGATATACAGAACAAGGCATACGACGAGGCAACAGACGTGGCCGACTTGGTGGATATGGCCCAAAAGCAGGTGTTCGAAATTGCCGAGGGAAATATAAAAAAAGAGACAACGGCTATTAATGCTTTGATTGATGAAGCGATCAAGGGAATAGAGATTGCCGGTAAACGTGCAGATGGATTGAGTGGGGTTCCTTCCGGGTTCAACGCTTTGGATGAAGTGACTTCCGGTTGGCAGCCTTCCGACCTCGTGATTATTGCCGCCCGTCCCTCTATGGGTAAAACAGCATTCGTGTTGTCCATGACCCGGAATATGGCGGTGAACCATAACCAGCCCATTGCTTTATTCTCTTTGGAGATGTCTTCGGTGCAGTTAGTGAACCGTCTGATTGCTAGCGAGACCGAGTTGGGTTCCGAGAAAATACGTAATGGTAAGTTAAGCGAGGAAGAGTGGCAACAGTTACACTCGAAAATTAAGGCCTTGATCAAGGCCCCGATATACGTGGATGATACCCCAGCCCTCTCTATATTCGAGTTGAGGGCCAAGTGTCGCCGTCTGCAACAAAGATACGGAATCAAGGTGTTGATTATCGACTATTTGCAGTTGATGACTGCCGGGGCGGATATGCGGGGAAACCGGGAACAGGAGGTAAGTATGATTTCGCGGCAGTTGAAAATTATTGCCAAGGAATTAAATATACCGGTGATCGCCTTGTCCCAGTTGAATCGTGGTGTTGAGCAACGTACGGGAGATGCCAAGAAACCGATGTTGTCTGACTTGCGTGAATCCGGGGCCATCGAGCAGGATGCCGATATGGTGCTTTTCATTCACCGTCCGGAACGTTACGGGATCATGGAGGACAGTATGGGAAACAGCTTGAAAGGAATTGCCGATATTATTATAGCCAAACATCGTAACGGTGCGGTAGGGGAGATTCAGTTGCGGTTCCGTAACGAGTTGGCACAATTCTGTGATTTGGAAGAAGTTTCTCCGTTTGCATCGGGAGGTTCTACCGTGAAGACGGTTACTTTCGGCTCCCGGATGAACGAGGATGCGGCTCCACAAATGCCACAATTGGATTCCGATTTCCAGGAGGGAGGCAAGAGTTTCGAGAATCCGGCGAATAGTAGTAAAGCACCGTTTTAA
- a CDS encoding 3'-5' exonuclease yields MFLFFDTETTGLPQRWNAPVTDVDNWPRLVQLAWIMCDDKGNIIEERSDIIKPEGFSIPVEASRVHGITTIKAQEEGQDLLSTLELFSDKIDVAYALIGHNISFDECIVGAEFERKRMMTSLFLKPKYCTMKMSTNYCKLPGGKQGFKSPKLSELHQVLFGEGFENAHDALADVRATVRCFWKLKELKVI; encoded by the coding sequence ATGTTTTTATTTTTTGACACGGAAACGACGGGACTTCCGCAGCGTTGGAATGCTCCCGTGACGGACGTTGATAATTGGCCCCGATTGGTGCAGCTTGCGTGGATTATGTGTGACGATAAGGGGAATATTATCGAGGAACGTAGCGATATTATTAAACCGGAAGGTTTTTCTATTCCGGTGGAGGCATCCCGTGTACACGGGATTACCACGATAAAAGCCCAAGAGGAAGGGCAAGATTTGTTATCCACCTTGGAGCTGTTTTCGGATAAGATAGATGTGGCCTATGCCTTGATCGGGCATAATATCAGTTTTGACGAATGTATTGTGGGGGCTGAATTCGAGCGGAAACGGATGATGACTTCTTTATTTCTGAAACCGAAATACTGTACGATGAAAATGTCCACGAATTATTGTAAATTGCCGGGTGGAAAACAGGGATTCAAATCTCCGAAATTATCCGAGTTACACCAGGTTCTGTTCGGGGAGGGATTCGAGAATGCTCATGATGCTTTGGCGGACGTGCGGGCAACTGTTCGTTGTTTCTGGAAATTGAAAGAGTTAAAAGTGATTTAA
- a CDS encoding enoyl-ACP reductase — MSYNLLKGKKGIIFGALNEMSIAWKVAEKCLEEGAEIVLTNTELSIRMGQIKDFAEKNNVPLIPADATSEEDLERLFKEAMELLGGKIDFILHSVAMSLNVRKKRPYDNLDYDFLQKTLDISAISFHKVLQTAKKLDAINEWGSVVALSYVAAQRTMFEYNDMADAKAMLESIARSFGYIYGREKRVRVNTISQSPTVTTAGSGIKGFDSLIDFAERMSPLGNASADECANYCITLFSDLTRKVTMQNLFHDGGFSSMGMSYRAMHQYNKSFENGETK, encoded by the coding sequence ATGAGTTACAATTTATTGAAAGGAAAAAAGGGGATAATATTCGGTGCGTTGAATGAGATGTCCATTGCGTGGAAAGTGGCGGAGAAATGTTTGGAAGAGGGGGCCGAGATCGTGTTGACGAACACTGAATTATCTATCCGGATGGGACAGATCAAGGATTTCGCGGAGAAGAATAATGTTCCATTGATTCCTGCAGATGCAACTAGTGAGGAAGATTTGGAGCGTTTATTTAAAGAAGCGATGGAATTGTTGGGTGGGAAGATTGATTTTATATTACACTCGGTAGCCATGTCGTTGAACGTGAGAAAAAAACGTCCTTACGATAATCTGGATTACGATTTTTTACAAAAAACATTGGATATTTCGGCTATTTCTTTCCATAAGGTTCTCCAGACGGCAAAGAAATTGGACGCGATTAATGAATGGGGGTCTGTTGTGGCGCTTTCATACGTGGCTGCACAGCGTACCATGTTCGAATATAATGACATGGCGGATGCCAAAGCGATGTTGGAGTCTATCGCTCGTAGTTTCGGGTATATTTACGGACGGGAAAAGCGGGTTCGTGTCAATACGATTTCACAATCCCCGACGGTAACCACGGCTGGTAGCGGTATTAAAGGTTTTGACTCTCTGATTGATTTTGCAGAACGGATGTCCCCGTTGGGAAATGCCTCGGCAGACGAGTGTGCGAATTATTGTATTACCTTGTTCTCTGACTTGACCCGTAAAGTGACCATGCAGAATTTGTTCCACGATGGTGGGTTCTCCAGCATGGGTATGAGCTACCGGGCTATGCACCAGTATAACAAGAGTTTTGAAAACGGCGAAACGAAATAA
- a CDS encoding LTA synthase family protein: MRDKLLFLLKYYLFWIVFSWVAKVVFLIYQYKETATLTGHDYMMIFAKGFRMDLSFGGYVILLSCVLMAIGVFLSAKILRRIFSCLTLLLLVVSSLIIVGDLELFKNWGYHMDATPLFYLKTPGEAMASTPTGLILLLLLLYAVMVAVFYAIYRRWVAKTLRADRREALWHGVVYLILGGVAFIPVRGGFNVAPMNVSFVFFNNKNMYANQAAVNPVWNFLYEVMHIDKVKGNYAFMPEDKAQQLVDSVYVETGDYPKVLKTDKPNVVVLLLETFTLNAWDAMPNLQAIAKEGIFFSNIYATGNRSDRGILGVISGFPAYPNASMLKYPNKTYEQPRFPLNFETEGYSTRFYYAGDLNFGGFRSYVTMSFQGTVTEDDFSGEAIENRFKWGVHDGYMLDRLYEDLRIAQVPFMYMAFTMSSHEPFIVPMETKIPGDDNGSKLKNAIAYTDQCLGKFFEKCKKSGLWDNTLFVLVADHGTRHVGNLQPHLPEAYRIPMIFTGGAMNVQDSVVNTLGSQTDMVATLFAQLGMNAEAFHYSKNLLNPTAKPFAFYSFTNAAAVVTNNGAYIYDLKTKKPIGPNTNPQDGELLKAYLQVVDRDFKK; the protein is encoded by the coding sequence ATGCGTGATAAATTACTGTTTTTGCTAAAATACTATCTCTTTTGGATTGTATTTTCATGGGTGGCCAAGGTGGTGTTCTTGATATATCAATACAAGGAGACGGCCACTCTTACCGGACATGATTACATGATGATCTTTGCCAAAGGGTTCCGCATGGATCTTTCGTTTGGCGGATACGTGATTTTGTTGTCCTGTGTTCTGATGGCAATCGGTGTCTTTTTATCCGCAAAAATATTGAGACGTATTTTCTCCTGCCTGACGCTTTTGCTTTTAGTGGTATCGAGTCTGATTATCGTGGGAGATCTGGAATTATTCAAGAATTGGGGGTATCACATGGATGCAACTCCCTTGTTTTACTTGAAGACACCCGGAGAGGCGATGGCTTCAACTCCGACGGGGTTGATTCTGTTGCTCTTGTTACTCTATGCAGTCATGGTGGCTGTTTTTTATGCGATTTACCGCCGTTGGGTGGCCAAGACTCTTCGTGCGGACAGACGAGAGGCATTATGGCATGGTGTCGTATATCTTATTTTAGGTGGTGTTGCGTTTATTCCCGTGAGAGGCGGTTTCAACGTGGCCCCAATGAACGTGAGTTTCGTGTTTTTCAATAACAAAAATATGTACGCGAATCAGGCTGCGGTTAATCCGGTATGGAACTTCCTGTACGAGGTAATGCATATTGACAAGGTAAAAGGAAATTATGCTTTTATGCCGGAGGATAAGGCTCAACAGTTGGTGGATAGTGTGTATGTGGAAACGGGAGATTATCCCAAGGTATTGAAAACCGATAAACCTAACGTGGTGGTACTCTTGTTGGAAACATTCACATTAAACGCTTGGGACGCCATGCCGAATTTACAAGCAATAGCCAAGGAAGGGATATTTTTCTCTAATATATACGCAACCGGAAATCGTTCAGACCGGGGTATTTTGGGGGTGATCAGCGGTTTCCCCGCTTATCCGAATGCATCCATGTTGAAATACCCGAACAAGACTTATGAACAACCCCGTTTCCCGCTGAATTTCGAAACAGAAGGATACTCTACTCGTTTTTATTATGCAGGGGATCTCAATTTTGGCGGTTTCCGTTCTTACGTGACCATGAGTTTTCAGGGTACAGTTACCGAGGATGATTTTTCGGGTGAGGCCATCGAGAACCGTTTCAAATGGGGGGTACATGACGGGTATATGCTTGATCGTCTTTACGAAGATTTACGAATTGCCCAAGTACCGTTCATGTACATGGCGTTCACTATGAGTAGTCATGAACCCTTTATCGTTCCTATGGAGACAAAGATTCCGGGAGACGATAATGGTTCTAAGTTGAAGAATGCGATTGCTTACACGGATCAATGCTTGGGGAAATTCTTTGAAAAGTGTAAGAAATCGGGGCTTTGGGATAATACCTTATTCGTGCTGGTAGCCGATCATGGAACCCGTCACGTGGGGAATTTACAACCTCATTTGCCGGAGGCTTATCGAATTCCGATGATCTTCACGGGAGGAGCGATGAACGTGCAGGATTCCGTGGTCAATACATTGGGATCTCAGACCGATATGGTGGCAACATTGTTTGCCCAGTTGGGAATGAACGCCGAGGCATTCCATTACAGCAAGAATCTGTTGAACCCGACGGCCAAACCTTTTGCTTTTTATTCTTTCACGAATGCGGCGGCAGTGGTGACGAATAACGGGGCATACATTTATGATCTGAAAACCAAAAAGCCGATAGGACCTAACACCAATCCCCAAGATGGAGAGTTATTGAAAGCTTATTTACAAGTTGTTGATCGGGATTTTAAAAAATGA
- a CDS encoding carbohydrate-binding family 9-like protein codes for MDTIDIVKFPPYASNETLQVLSYHLDRECNRITLKEVNWPDTYPYRPDIHFRIAYNEQHIFLKFDVHENEFRATEITDCGHVWEDSCVELFIQLEDGDGYYNIEINAIGTILCAYGTGREKRSLMPMQISTTILRDSTIKFNNENQDEAFYQWSLIIRFPHTAFFKHTFMPTSGTTIRGNIHKCGNKLPHPHFVTWNPIPTEEPDFHRPEFFGTLIFK; via the coding sequence ATGGATACCATTGATATTGTCAAGTTTCCCCCGTATGCAAGTAACGAAACGCTACAAGTGTTAAGCTACCACCTGGACCGGGAATGTAATCGTATCACCTTGAAGGAAGTAAACTGGCCGGATACCTATCCTTATCGCCCGGACATCCATTTCCGGATTGCTTATAACGAACAGCACATTTTCTTGAAATTTGACGTGCATGAAAATGAATTCCGAGCCACGGAAATCACGGATTGCGGACACGTGTGGGAAGATTCCTGCGTGGAACTTTTCATCCAATTGGAAGATGGGGACGGATACTACAATATTGAAATCAATGCGATCGGTACAATCTTATGCGCTTACGGTACGGGTAGAGAGAAGCGCAGCCTAATGCCAATGCAAATAAGTACCACCATTCTCAGGGATTCTACCATAAAATTCAACAATGAGAATCAAGATGAAGCTTTTTATCAATGGTCACTGATTATCAGATTCCCTCACACGGCTTTTTTCAAACACACTTTTATGCCCACTTCCGGAACCACGATCAGGGGAAATATTCATAAATGCGGGAACAAACTTCCCCACCCTCACTTTGTCACGTGGAATCCGATTCCAACGGAAGAACCGGATTTCCATCGACCGGAATTCTTCGGAACACTTATTTTTAAATAA
- a CDS encoding metallophosphoesterase: MKTGLFILIAGIFCVLLNDSLLFLQIRRYFKRKICSYLFWLHSLFFVACIVWYHLFIPTLKGPEAYFWVEKCISIILLFYTPKTLYIIVNAFSILLRMAKCIPAARIVNRLALGIALASFIVILNGITWYRYSYKIERETVCIKTLPDAFNDFRIVQLTDLHLGSYGEHYPGITKLVDEVNRLNPDLIVFTGDMVNSFASEMDPWIETLKKLKAKYGKYATTGNHDYGTYVKWPSKTDQENNLKQFFKNMERADFTMLNNTNVPLVIAKDTLYLAGVENWGLPPFPCFGKLAQALEGTDGYPVILLSHDPSHWRHEVLNYPVDLMLAGHTHAMQLGITIGSFRWSPAVYVYPEYNGLYTANGQQLYVSRGVGYLGFAGRIGQRPEITLIKLTNDCK; the protein is encoded by the coding sequence ATGAAAACAGGATTATTCATACTGATAGCTGGAATTTTCTGCGTGTTGCTGAATGACTCGCTCCTATTTTTACAGATCAGACGTTATTTCAAGCGGAAAATATGCTCGTATTTATTCTGGCTGCACTCCTTGTTTTTCGTGGCTTGTATCGTGTGGTATCACTTGTTTATCCCAACTCTAAAAGGTCCGGAAGCCTATTTCTGGGTAGAAAAATGCATCTCTATCATCTTGCTGTTCTATACCCCCAAGACTTTGTATATCATTGTAAATGCTTTCTCTATCTTATTGAGGATGGCTAAATGCATTCCTGCTGCCAGAATCGTGAACAGACTGGCTCTAGGTATAGCTCTAGCCTCTTTTATTGTTATATTGAACGGGATCACGTGGTACAGGTACAGCTACAAAATTGAGCGGGAGACCGTGTGTATCAAAACTCTACCCGACGCCTTCAATGATTTTCGCATCGTACAACTAACCGATTTACACTTGGGAAGTTACGGAGAACACTATCCCGGAATCACGAAACTCGTGGATGAAGTAAACCGGTTAAATCCCGACTTGATCGTGTTTACCGGAGACATGGTAAATAGTTTTGCCTCGGAAATGGACCCTTGGATCGAAACCTTAAAAAAATTAAAAGCCAAATACGGCAAATATGCCACGACCGGGAACCATGATTACGGTACTTACGTGAAGTGGCCCTCGAAAACAGACCAAGAGAATAACCTGAAACAGTTTTTCAAGAATATGGAACGGGCTGATTTCACGATGCTGAATAACACGAATGTCCCGCTTGTCATCGCGAAGGATACGCTTTATTTGGCCGGAGTTGAAAACTGGGGACTTCCCCCCTTTCCTTGTTTTGGTAAATTAGCTCAAGCCTTGGAAGGGACAGACGGTTATCCCGTCATTCTCCTTTCTCACGACCCGTCTCACTGGCGACACGAGGTACTAAATTATCCCGTGGACCTCATGCTGGCAGGTCACACGCACGCCATGCAACTGGGAATCACCATCGGCAGTTTCCGGTGGAGCCCGGCAGTGTACGTCTACCCGGAGTATAACGGACTGTATACAGCAAACGGCCAACAATTGTACGTCTCCCGGGGAGTTGGTTATCTGGGATTCGCCGGACGTATCGGCCAAAGACCGGAAATCACCTTAATCAAGTTAACCAACGATTGTAAATAA